Genomic segment of Gallus gallus isolate bGalGal1 chromosome 28, bGalGal1.mat.broiler.GRCg7b, whole genome shotgun sequence:
GGGCTGGGAGGCTGCCGACGGCTCTCTGTAACCCTGCGCGAGCTTCCTGGCACCTGGGCTTTGCTCCAGCTTCTCAGTTGGCAGCTCAGCCCGTGTGCTTTTTGCTCCTGGATGgggcagcagagagctgggagCTCCTGACAGCGAGGCTGGATTGCTCAGACTGGTGGAGGTCTGTGGGAACAGGTGGAGCACGAGCCCATGCCTCTCCGTCTCGTTTTGTGGACAGCTCGGAGCCCCCATTCCGGGGTGCTGTTTGCCAGGCGTGGCTCGTAACCGGGTCCAGCATGTGCCTCAGTTTGCTTTTGGGGCACCAGGAGAGCCCTGGGCTCAGCCTcaggttttcctttctctgctgagaCCCTCCGGAGGGCACCGCCCCCCCCGCTGCCCGTGGCTCCCAGGGCTTCCTCTCTTGGCCGGTGTGACCCAGGGGGGGTttgcaggaggctgcagaggcTCAGAGGTGTTCAGTCCTTCTTCCCCTTTGGCTGCACCTCAAATCTttttgggggaaggggggacCTCACTGCCTTCTGGAGGTGGCAGTGGTTGCTGTCGGTGTTGGAAGTGGATCCCAAACTCCCCGAGTCCCcaaacagctctgctggagcaTCGTTCAGGTCTTGACGGCCATCACTCTCAAGTCTCCCCGCTTCCCATGGAAGGAGGCTGGGAAATGGCTCAGGGTGTGAGAGGCGTTTGCGTCCGAGAGCCTGAAAGCGGGAGCTGCTCCCGAAAGCGGTTTCCCTGGGGGACAAAATAAACCTCCGCCTCCCCCTCAGCGGCTCTTTGCTCCGTGCCCCATCTCCGTGGCAGAGGAGGAAATGCCTCCCGGCTGTTGGCCATTTTCTCCCCAGGAACCCCCAGAAACACGGGTGGGTCAGCTGGGCTGcgctcagggctgtgctgtcacggaggtggtgctgagctgggcaGGATGGGGCGGTGCTGTGAGCAGGAACAGCTTCCAGGCGTGCTTTGTCAGCGAGCCGCGCTCTTCAGAAGCTCCGGGCGGCGACCAGAAGGCAGAACCgaacctcagctgtgctgcttgcttctctgcttctccttcctgtCTGTAAACGCCTTCTCTGTGACTCCTCACTAaccttcctgctctgcctgcagtgcctTTCCCCTCCACTCCAGGCTTTCCGGCCCCGTTTCACTTTCAGCCCTCCTCCCCATAAGGAGATCCTCAGCAGCTCTCAGGTGTGGAAGGCATCGGAGGCGGAGGGTTAAACCCCCCCGGGTGGGGTGCAGCACTGGGGCACAGGTGATGCGATGGAGGTGATGTGATGTGGTGGAGGTGATGCAATGGAGGTGATGTGATGTGGAGGTGATGCAATGGAGGTGATGCGATGCAATGGAGGTGATGTGGCAGTcaggctgagcactgctgttATGTCCCCAGTGCTCTGTGTCGGCGTTctgctctccccatccctgcagccctcactCCTCGATTCTGCCGGATGCTTTTAATTGGCGTTAATTACGTTTTCCTTGAAGGAGAGGTATCTGGAATGAAACGTGAAGTCATCCCGGGCTGTGTTAGGGCTAAAGTTACCCAGGCAGGTGAGGTGAATTAAAAGCAGGCAGCGCACCGCAGCTGGTGCAGCTTGAGGGAAAAGGGCTGCGCCCCCACAGGGGGGTGGGCAGCCAAAAGCAGCACTCGTGGGGGCTGAGCTGAGCCCCACATCCCACCTCCACCGCGTGGGGCCGTCCCTCATTCCAGCCCCATCAGCGCGTTGGGTCCAGCGATGGTTCAGGTGCAGTTGGGGGCCGAAGGAGACGCGTGGGTGCGGAGGGGGGCGGATGGGGCCATCCCTGCCTGTGTGCTTCGTGGTGTCCGTGAGCCCACAGCTCCGCCTGCACAGCGCCCTTTGCGCTCACGGCTCATTAAGGTGATTCTGTTTAAGCCACGTCGCCCATTTGGGGATGCCGGGGTGGCACATCTGCATCTGAATGCGGGTCGCGTTGCGGCCGCAGCCGCCACCGAACAGGCGctaatgagagaaaaagagactCGGTTCCATCTCCTGGGCACGGGatgcatccatccatccgtccatccatctgtccgtccgtccatccCCGCAGGGTCCTTTCCTGCCGCTGGGTGTGAGGGCGGAGCGGTGCTGCGGGCCGATGAAGCCGGGGACCCTCAGCGCCACCCCGGAGCTCTCGGAGGGCGCATTCTGCTGCCTcgggctttgctttgctttgctttgctttgggggTTCGCTCTGAAGGCGCTGCGCctcccggggccgccccgcagccgtTTCCATCCCGGCTGCTCTCCGCGTGTCGGCTCAGACAGCGGCGCCTCTCCTCCTCCGGCAGCCTCGGAGCGGAGGGGTGCAGAGAGAGCAATGTGAGATGCAAACGTTTCCAGGCCGGGCTTTGGCTGCTGCGCCAAACGGGGCTGCGCTGCGCAGCCGGCGGTGGGACTCCACTCGCATCGGCATGAAGAGGATTCTCGTTGTTGGCGTTGGCGTTGGCGTTGCTGCGGGGCTCATCGGCGCTCCCAGAGCGTCCTGCGTGCTCCTCCCCCGCAGATGGGCTTTAGAAGGGGTTCAGATGGCTGTGTGCAGAGCGCAGAGCTGTGGTTGGTGCTGTGCTCGGAGAGCTGCTGCGCCGCACAGCAATGACTGACAGCTGCGTGGGTCCTCGGAGCCCCATAAGCAGCGCTGCTGATACCCCACGGTGCACCCACACTCCTTGCAGTGGACGCGGAGGGGTTGGGGTTCCTCGAGGCAGAGCTGCCCGCAGGGCTGTTAccttcggggggggggggggttggctGCTGTTTGCCGTGCAGACCCTGAGCAGCCCCTGAGCAGCCCGGCCCTCCTTGCAGCTGATGCAGCAGCAGACGACCGTCCTGTCCACCTCCCACGGCAGCTACCTGAGCCCCGGCGTCGCCTTCTCTCCGTGCCACATCCAGCAGATCGGGGCTGTCAGTCTGAACGGGCTGCCGGCAGCGCCCATCGCACAGACGTCAGGTGAGGGCGGCGCGTGGCGGGGCTGCCGTTCCCACTGCGACCCACAGCAGCCCCGCGGGGATGGGGTCGGGCGGTGCGGCCGCTTTGCAGGCCTGGGTTTGAGGTGTCCCCACCGGGAGCCGCGACAGCAGCCGATGCTGCCCCTCGTTGTGCCACAGCCCCGCGCTGCTCCGTCACCTGCAGGCAGAAGGGAGAGGAGCTCCGTTCCGTGCAGTCCCACCTGGCGGATGGGGGGTGGGCTTTGCAGGGCCTCATCTCACAGCATCTCCGTgttgctctgcagggctgcactcaccGCCTCTGCTGGGAACGACGGCCATGCCGGGCCTGGTGGCTCCCATCTCCAACGGCTTCACTGGCGTGGTGCCCTTTCCCAACGGCCACCCGGCCTTGGAAACGGTGTACACCAACGGCTTCGTGCCGTATTCAGGTACGGCACGGGGGAGGAAACCACCTGCGGGCCCGAAGAGCTGCTCTTAGCTCTCTATTCCTCGATCCCTGCAGCAAAGGCTTCTCCTGCCCCCCTTGCAGGCTCGGTGCAGTCAGTGTGCGCCGTTCCCTTTGCTGTGCTTCTGATGCTGTTCTTCTTTGCAGCCCAGAGCCCTTCGGTAGCGGAGACTCTGCACCCGGCCTTCAGCGGCGTCCAGCAGTACGCAGGTACCgccctcccttctctccctccgTCCTCTCTGCGTCCCACAGCCCCGGGTAAACGGTTCGTTCTGTCTCCTCGGATCACAGCTGTGTATCCAACCACCTCCATCACCCCCATCGCGCAGAGCATCCCGCAGCCGCCGCccgtcctgcagcagcagcagcgcgaAGGTGAGGATGGGAGGTTGTGGGGCTCACGGGGTGAGCGGCTCAGCCcatggggggggatgtggggcagccccagaggTTTCCAGCTGTGTGGCTCATAGGTTGGATGCAGCCGTGGGTGGGGGGggtgagagctgcagctttcaCACGGAGGTGTCCGCTGCTCGGGGCAGAGCGGAGCAGTACTGGGGAAGCTGAGCTGTCACCTCGGCTGCTTTTATTCCCCGCTCACAGGGAGGAGTTGTGGCCACAGCCCTGGGCGGGAGCTGGGCCAGCTGCGAAAGGGAAGTTCTGCTCTCCAGaacctgcagctctctgtgttGCCTTCAGAGGGTCTGGGAGAGCTCTCAGAACCTTTGGATGAGGGACTGAGACAACGGAGGGGAGGTGGAGGCCAAAGGATGCGGTGCTGGGATTTCctccagtgctgtgctcttctctgagcccttttctcttcccctttccctttggGGCCGTCTGTGCTTCGTCCCTCCCCGCCGCCCTCGTGCCTGCAGGTCCTGAAGGCTGCAACCTCTTCATCTACCATCTCCCTCAGGAGTTTGGAGACAATGAGTTGATGCAGATGTTCCTTCCCTTCGGCAATATCATCTCCTCCAAGGTGTTCATGGACCGTGCCACCAACCAGAGCAAGTGTTTTGgtgagtgctgctgcccagagggCAAGGAAGCACAACGTGGCCGGGATGtacagcccagcagtgctgctgctatGGCTGCCCGTGTCCTCTCCTTCAGGTTTTGTAAGCTTCGACAACCCGTCCAGTGCACAAACTGCCATCCAGGCCATGAATGGCTTCCAGATTGGCATGAAACGTTTGAAGGTCCAATTGAAACGACCCAAGGATGCCAACCATCCCTACTGACAGCAGCAAGCAAGCGAGAgtcacttctgcagcacaggtaAAGTCCATCTGCTGCGTCACTGGAGTGGGCACTCCGGGCCGGTGAAGGTGAAGGGGTTGGATGGCCACATGGGTGGGTGTATGGGACAGCCAGGGGTGGTCCGGGGGTTGGGGTCTGGATAACAAAGTCTGTGGCTGCAGCCAAAGTGGGGGCTGAttggtgtggggctgagggcagaggCTGAGCTGAGCGGAGGCGCACGGTGAGCTGCTGAAGGCCATTAACTGATGGGTGGCTGTGGGTTCAGCAAAGCTTCAGCCCTGTCCTGCAAACCTTCGTCTCCCTCTGAAGCTCTTAAAACCCCATCCGTGGGA
This window contains:
- the CELF5 gene encoding CUGBP Elav-like family member 5 isoform X6, which codes for MARPIQVKPADSESRGGDRKLFVGMLNKQQSEDDVLRLFEPFGVIDECTVLRGPDGNSKGCAFVKFSSHTEAQAAIHALHGSQTMPGASSSLVVKFADTDKERTLRRMQQMVGQLGIFTPSLTLPFSPYSAYAQALMQQQTTVLSTSHGSYLSPGVAFSPCHIQQIGAVSLNGLPAAPIAQTSGLHSPPLLGTTAMPGLVAPISNGFTGVVPFPNGHPALETVYTNGFVPYSAQSPSVAETLHPAFSGVQQYAAVYPTTSITPIAQSIPQPPPVLQQQQREGPEGCNLFIYHLPQEFGDNELMQMFLPFGNIISSKVFMDRATNQSKCFGFVSFDNPSSAQTAIQAMNGFQIGMKRLKVQLKRPKDANHPY
- the CELF5 gene encoding CUGBP Elav-like family member 5 isoform X5, which produces MPKVEELAAASGPGSSPEEEEEEGKKRKKEMPSKSEKRPKTEARPSRVAAKPQGRDSEEGGMFQIGKMRYVRVSCFKGKVLVDIREFYMDKEGDMKPGRKGCAFLTYCARDSAIKAQTALHEQKTLPGMARPIQVKPADSESRGGRDRKLFVGMLNKQQSEDDVLRLFEPFGVIDECTVLRGPDGNSKGCAFVKFSSHTEAQAAIHALHGSQTMPLMQQQTTVLSTSHGSYLSPGVAFSPCHIQQIGAVSLNGLPAAPIAQTSGLHSPPLLGTTAMPGLVAPISNGFTGVVPFPNGHPALETVYTNGFVPYSAQSPSVAETLHPAFSGVQQYAAVYPTTSITPIAQSIPQPPPVLQQQQREGPEGCNLFIYHLPQEFGDNELMQMFLPFGNIISSKVFMDRATNQSKCFGFVSFDNPSSAQTAIQAMNGFQIGMKRLKVQLKRPKDANHPY
- the CELF5 gene encoding CUGBP Elav-like family member 5 isoform X3, which translates into the protein MSSSGGAEPPAQPDSMKDLDAIKLFVGQIPRNLEEKDLKPLFEQFGKIYELTVLKDRYTGMHKGCAFLTYCARDSAIKAQTALHEQKTLPGMARPIQVKPADSESRGGRDRKLFVGMLNKQQSEDDVLRLFEPFGVIDECTVLRGPDGNSKGCAFVKFSSHTEAQAAIHALHGSQTMPGASSSLVVKFADTDKERTLRRMQQMVGQLGIFTPSLTLPFSPYSAYAQALMQQQTTVLSTSHGSYLSPGVAFSPCHIQQIGAVSLNGLPAAPIAQTSGLHSPPLLGTTAMPGLVAPISNGFTGVVPFPNGHPALETVYTNGFVPYSAQSPSVAETLHPAFSGVQQYAAVYPTTSITPIAQSIPQPPPVLQQQQREGPEGCNLFIYHLPQEFGDNELMQMFLPFGNIISSKVFMDRATNQSKCFGFVSFDNPSSAQTAIQAMNGFQIGMKRLKVQLKRPKDANHPY
- the CELF5 gene encoding CUGBP Elav-like family member 5 isoform X4, which translates into the protein MSSSGGAEPPAQPDSMKDLDAIKLFVGQIPRNLEEKDLKPLFEQFGKIYELTVLKDRYTGMHKGCAFLTYCARDSAIKAQTALHEQKTLPGMARPIQVKPADSESRGGDRKLFVGMLNKQQSEDDVLRLFEPFGVIDECTVLRGPDGNSKGCAFVKFSSHTEAQAAIHALHGSQTMPGASSSLVVKFADTDKERTLRRMQQMVGQLGIFTPSLTLPFSPYSAYAQALMQQQTTVLSTSHGSYLSPGVAFSPCHIQQIGAVSLNGLPAAPIAQTSGLHSPPLLGTTAMPGLVAPISNGFTGVVPFPNGHPALETVYTNGFVPYSAQSPSVAETLHPAFSGVQQYAAVYPTTSITPIAQSIPQPPPVLQQQQREGPEGCNLFIYHLPQEFGDNELMQMFLPFGNIISSKVFMDRATNQSKCFGFVSFDNPSSAQTAIQAMNGFQIGMKRLKVQLKRPKDANHPY